The DNA sequence GTCCCGTTAATGATGTCTACCGAGAATCCGTCAGTAGCGGCATTGAAGGTCAGTATCATCGAGCCGCTGTTTGTGCCAAAAAGGTTGTTGCCAGACGTCTGCTGGTTATCCCACCCGTCGCCGTTCATGACAAAGCCGCTGTCGGCTCCGGCGGCAATGGTGATATCAGAGTAAACCAGAGGGCCTGTTACGGCTGTGGTGCCATAGCAGCAGGTTACTGGCGGGCTGGCGAACTCGTCGAAATTAATAATGGTGGCCGCAGGCAGCACTGATGGTACTGCGATCAGAAGCAGCGCACACAGACACCCAAGTCGGAAACCTCTCACGATCCTCTCCTCCTAAAACACAACCTGACAATCGACTATCCGAGAACCCTATAACCATACCAAAGACAGGGGTAGGGTGTTCACCTTGCAGCAGTCTTCTACTGTCCTGAATCAAGAGCACATCTCAGCATCTGTCTTGCGCCCAGCGCTTGACACCGGCCGTGCGGTGGGACAACGTGATTCTGTCCGCATTCTGGAGGCAATCATGCAGTTTGGACGTCGTCTTCGCCATTGCCTTGCGGCCGGCGCCTCGGTGCTGCTGGCTGCCCTGGTGGTCGCCGTGCCCGCGCTAACCCAGGAGTCGAAGCAACCCCCGGCGAAGGCCGCCAGATCTTCTCCCACCGAGGAATCCACGCAGGCGCGGATCCTCTCACTGCAACTCTCGGTGCGCGACCTTGAGTCGCGTGTCGCTGAACTCCAGAGCTCGGCTCGATCTTCTGATTCCTCCGGCCGAAACTACCAGTCGGTCATCAGTTCGCTGCAATCGACCGTTGCCAGCCAGCAGAGCTCCATTCAGTCGCTGCAGATGTCGGTGCAGAGCCTGCAGAACGCGGTGGCCAGCCTGCAGTCGCGGGTACATGCCGCGGCGCCGGTTCCACTCGAGGAACTGCCCGCGCGCGAATGAGCGGTGCCAGGCCTCGGGATATAGTATTGGTTTGAGATTGTCTTCTCCGAATTTCCGGCCAAAGGATACAGGCAGCTGACCATGTCGACGGCACCCAATCTTGCTCCCGCATCGCGGCGCGACTTTCTCAAAGGGGCGGCTGCGCTCGGCTTCCCGACGATTGTCCCGGCACGGGTTCTCGGCGCGGCCGCGCCCAGCAACCTGATCCAAGTGGCTCAGATCGGCTGTGGCCGCATTGCGCGCGGCTCCGAGTTTCCGGGCGTCTTCCGTCATCATGACTTGGCCCGCTTCACCGCCGTTTGCGACCTGGACGCTGTCCGGTTGGCCGATGCGAAGAATCTGGTGGAATCGACCTACGGCAAGCTCACGGGCACGGAACGGTTTGCCGGCGTCAAGACCTACGCCGACTATCACGAGCTGCTGGCCGACAAGAGCATCGACGCGGTCTGCATCAGTACGCCCGACCACTGGCACGCCCAGCCCGCAATGGAAGCGGCTCTTGCGGGCAAGGACATCTACTTGCAGAAGCCCGCCTCCCTCACCATCGCCGAGGGCCGCCAGATGGCCGATGTCGTGAAGAAGTCGGGACGCATCTTCCAGCAGGGCAGCCAGCAGAGGTCGGAGTTCCAGTTCCGCTACGCCTGCGAGTTGATCCGCAACGGCCGGCTGGGCAGGATCACCGAGATCTACATCGGTTTGCCCGAAGACCCCGGCGGCGACGAAGAGCGGGAGATGCCCGTTCCGCCGAACCTCAACTACGACATGTGGCTGGGCAGCACGCCCCAGGCTTACTACACCGAGAAGCGCGTTCATCCGCAGACACCTCAGCTCAAGGGCCGGTACGACCGTCCAGGTTGGCTGCGCTGCGAACAGTTTGGCGCCGGGATGATCACCGGCTGGGGCGCGCACCACATCGACACCGCGCACGTCGCCATGGGTACTGAGCACTCCGGCCCAATCGAAGCCATGGCCACGGCCGAGTTTCCGAAGAAGGGCTTGTGGGACGTGCATGGCCCCTATCACGTGCGCATGCGGTACGCCAACGGCGTGACCATGTATCTGAGCGAGAAGTATCCCACCGGCCTCAAGTTCATCGGCGAGGATGGCTGGCTGTGGGTGACGCGCGGCAAATACCAGCTCAGCGACTCCGATGCGGGCAGACCGCGCAGCACCGTGCTCGATGCCAGCAATCTCAACATCCTGCGCAGTGGCATCCGGGAGAACGAGTTGCACCTGCATGCCAGCCCGCGGAACGACCACCACTTGGATTGGCTCACGGCGATCAAGAACCGCACCCAGCCCGTGGCACCAGTGGAGGATGGGCACCGCTCGTGCTCGGCCTGCCTGGTGGCTCACGCGTCCATGAAGCTGGGCCGCGCCGTCAAGTGGGATCCGGAGAAAGAGCGGTTCGGCGATGCCGAGGCAAACGGCATGCTGGCCCGGCCGCAACGGGCGCCGTACGGCACCACTCACGTCACGGGGAAGGGGTAGCGGCTACCAGACGTGGACTGAGACGACACTCGGCCGGCCCGGTGTCCCTTTGTACACAGTGGTGTGCAACAGTACCTGGATGTTCTTCTTCTGCCAGTCGGCCGGAGCTTTTCCCAATGCCTCCTTGAGCCGTTCGCCGTCCGTGAGAAACTCACCCGCCACGCGCGTCCCGTACTGCGTGATGCCGGCCGCCGAAATGAGTGTTTGCCCCGTCGCCGAGTCGAACAGCCGCGACACCACCGCGTAGTCCTCCGGCGTCTTTCCATCCGCCGCGAGATCCTTCAGGGCCCATGATCGCTTGTTGGACTGGTCCAGAATCCGGCGCTGCCCCTGGTCCTGTTGGAAGACAAACCGCAATTGGCCCGTCATCTCGAGGGTCCACAGGTTTGAGAAGGCGCCGATCAGTACGGCCGGCGAGCTTCGCAACTCACTGAACGACAGATCGTTGGCGTACCGCAACTCCACCGCTTTGCCGCGTGCCGCAAACATCGAGGAGAGCAGCGCCGCCGCATGGGCATTGCCGATTCCGACGAACTGCTCCGTCACCGGGATGATGTCGCGGCCGTGCAGCACGGCCTTGGGATCCAACAGAACGGGCGAC is a window from the uncultured Paludibaculum sp. genome containing:
- a CDS encoding PEP-CTERM sorting domain-containing protein (PEP-CTERM proteins occur, often in large numbers, in the proteomes of bacteria that also encode an exosortase, a predicted intramembrane cysteine proteinase. The presence of a PEP-CTERM domain at a protein's C-terminus predicts cleavage within the sorting domain, followed by covalent anchoring to some some component of the (usually Gram-negative) cell surface. Many PEP-CTERM proteins exhibit an unusual sequence composition that includes large numbers of potential glycosylation sites. Expression of one such protein has been shown restore the ability of a bacterium to form floc, a type of biofilm.) encodes the protein MRGFRLGCLCALLLIAVPSVLPAATIINFDEFASPPVTCCYGTTAVTGPLVYSDITIAAGADSGFVMNGDGWDNQQTSGNNLFGTNSGSMILTFNAATDGFSVDIINGTSAATFTLTLFDQLDAQLFQTTTGLNDYGTLGSVGTLSATTVGIWKAVIEGNSNFAIDTVSFNGGAAAVPEPSTLALTGAAALFLSLLRRRRT
- a CDS encoding Gfo/Idh/MocA family oxidoreductase, producing the protein MSTAPNLAPASRRDFLKGAAALGFPTIVPARVLGAAAPSNLIQVAQIGCGRIARGSEFPGVFRHHDLARFTAVCDLDAVRLADAKNLVESTYGKLTGTERFAGVKTYADYHELLADKSIDAVCISTPDHWHAQPAMEAALAGKDIYLQKPASLTIAEGRQMADVVKKSGRIFQQGSQQRSEFQFRYACELIRNGRLGRITEIYIGLPEDPGGDEEREMPVPPNLNYDMWLGSTPQAYYTEKRVHPQTPQLKGRYDRPGWLRCEQFGAGMITGWGAHHIDTAHVAMGTEHSGPIEAMATAEFPKKGLWDVHGPYHVRMRYANGVTMYLSEKYPTGLKFIGEDGWLWVTRGKYQLSDSDAGRPRSTVLDASNLNILRSGIRENELHLHASPRNDHHLDWLTAIKNRTQPVAPVEDGHRSCSACLVAHASMKLGRAVKWDPEKERFGDAEANGMLARPQRAPYGTTHVTGKG